From Rutidosis leptorrhynchoides isolate AG116_Rl617_1_P2 chromosome 3, CSIRO_AGI_Rlap_v1, whole genome shotgun sequence, a single genomic window includes:
- the LOC139899708 gene encoding uncharacterized protein, with translation MAGSTSTSGVYIQVIEHVINKVHEEFINNGGPGKGVLSELQGLWELKMMQAGAIVGPVDRFAGVNSMVHGAFYDFFLLFGKRKRDEFPPQYRPGGFIPQQDGAAYVIADKFEVCQSSNPQPGNGLALSSKIPQLDGPIPDPYDEITFYTKCKHLSLVSTNNHAGQMVQMC, from the exons ATGGCCGGTTCCACCTCCACCAGCGGTGTTTATATCCAAGTAATCGAACACGTCATCAACAAAGTTCATGAGGAATTTATCAACAATGGTGGTCCAGGTAAAGGCGTTCTTAGCGAACTTCAAGGA TTATGGGAGTTGAAGATGATGCAAGCTGGGGCGATAGTTGGTCCTGTTGATAGATTTGCTGGGGTAAACTCGATGGTGCATGGGGCTTTCTAT GATTTCTTTCTTTTATTCGGGAAGCGTAAGCGGGATGAGTTTCCTCCTCAATATCGTCCAGGTGGATTTATTCCTCAGCAAGATGGAGCTGCATATGTGATAGCTGATAAATTTGAG GTTTGTCAAAGCAGCAATCCTCAACCTGGTAATGGACTTGCGCTGTCTTCTAAGATTCCTCAACTGGATGGACCTATTCCTGATCCCTATGATGAAATCACTTTCTACACCAAATGTAAGCATTTATCTCTTGTTTCTACTAATAATCATGCAGGTCAAATGGTTCAGATGTGTTGA
- the LOC139895793 gene encoding uncharacterized protein isoform X2, protein MHDDIMSDNVVDCHNHTCRNTFSSYTIGLGPVPVGDSDPVTNATVLVDGLKDVSVEQMIEYPLEYRHCMSSALIHDSCVIIVSAKLSEHVVKCHGRVCFSSTARGARGIGFITSFYAYVAASAPNSNAIPGCISDMPRDDPITCEGKIYKTEDQRIWCYNACKMCKRKVKISDTEYAASNMTNKKITTCTTYQIEIH, encoded by the exons ATGCATGACGATATTATGAGTGACAATGTGGTAGACTGTCATAATCATACATGTCGCAATACTTTTTCGAGCTATACTATTGGTCTTGGTCCGGTTCCAGTTGGTGATTCAGATCCGGTTACTAATGCAACTGTCTTAG TTGACGGTTTGAAGGATGTGTCTGTTGAACAGATGATTGAATATCCGTTAGAGTATCGCCATTGTATGTCTTCTGCTCTTATTCACGATTCGTGCGTTATTATTGTATCGGCTAAATTGAGTGAACATGTGGTCAAGTGTCATGGACGTGTGTGTTTTAGTTCGACTGCGAGGGGTGCGAGGGGTATAGGTTTCATTACTTCATTTTATGCCTATGTTGCTGCTTCAGCTCCAAATTCTAACGCAATACCTGGATGCATTAGCGATATGCCACGT GACGACCCAATAACATGTGAGGGAAAAATCTACAAAACCGAAGACCAACGGATTTGGTGCTATAACGCATGCAAAATGTGTAAAAGGAAAGTGAAGATCTCGGATACGGAGTATGCTGCCTCAAACATGACAAACAAGAAGATAACCACATGTACCACATATCAAATAGAAATACATTAA
- the LOC139895793 gene encoding uncharacterized protein isoform X1 — MHDDIMSDNVVDCHNHTCRNTFSSYTIGLGPVPVGDSDPVTNATVLVNCLTAVDGLKDVSVEQMIEYPLEYRHCMSSALIHDSCVIIVSAKLSEHVVKCHGRVCFSSTARGARGIGFITSFYAYVAASAPNSNAIPGCISDMPRDDPITCEGKIYKTEDQRIWCYNACKMCKRKVKISDTEYAASNMTNKKITTCTTYQIEIH, encoded by the exons ATGCATGACGATATTATGAGTGACAATGTGGTAGACTGTCATAATCATACATGTCGCAATACTTTTTCGAGCTATACTATTGGTCTTGGTCCGGTTCCAGTTGGTGATTCAGATCCGGTTACTAATGCAACTGTCTTAG TCAATTGTCTTACTGCAGTTGACGGTTTGAAGGATGTGTCTGTTGAACAGATGATTGAATATCCGTTAGAGTATCGCCATTGTATGTCTTCTGCTCTTATTCACGATTCGTGCGTTATTATTGTATCGGCTAAATTGAGTGAACATGTGGTCAAGTGTCATGGACGTGTGTGTTTTAGTTCGACTGCGAGGGGTGCGAGGGGTATAGGTTTCATTACTTCATTTTATGCCTATGTTGCTGCTTCAGCTCCAAATTCTAACGCAATACCTGGATGCATTAGCGATATGCCACGT GACGACCCAATAACATGTGAGGGAAAAATCTACAAAACCGAAGACCAACGGATTTGGTGCTATAACGCATGCAAAATGTGTAAAAGGAAAGTGAAGATCTCGGATACGGAGTATGCTGCCTCAAACATGACAAACAAGAAGATAACCACATGTACCACATATCAAATAGAAATACATTAA